From the Amycolatopsis thermoflava N1165 genome, one window contains:
- a CDS encoding LamG-like jellyroll fold domain-containing protein produces the protein MKKRVMKDPARRRRLPVRILISALSSALAVGLLSPVADAKEPFNPAAPPPAPANPPAQTLPTELQPVTPVDEGAPPAPTLDPPDAPVTAPTASDEAVRTGNPVEVTEYTTGTRQVLANPDGTFTSTTNRVPVRAKKNGTWVPIDTTLHPTAQGTLAPAATAENVAFSGGGDAPLITLTEGDGRLTFSWPESLPVPHVDGATATYADVFPGVDLRLTAEASSYSQVLVVHDAEAAANPALTDLHLTATATNLTLSADRNGALVATDAAGAVVFRGATPLMWDSTHDPSAGLPPSATDPGTGHITPIPASATPVTSASARAATASSTVDVVINPETDALTGPDVTYPVYIDPSMSRGEEFWVEVTANGWYYINQNQLAQVGYCGSWAGCNGLTIARSYFRMGTQDIAGRPNGRVATVFSAQFYANQVWGAHNCVAEPVDVNLAGVIDDNTRWPGPEGPFINRQFSAAGTNCGGPNNVIFDVTSAAQTAADNAWPNLTLQLRAPDEGNQYQWKQFANNPTLVVNYSYPPNPATGLAVSNAVNCNGRVYTSDARPTLTATATDNNNPPLNPQLWFDLFNGAGTSTVATGGPITIASGTTGRWTEPVSLASGDYKFRVNVSTNVGNTNPASHEIWAGAYSPWYSFTRLAPPTQTPYINSYDYPSNYWGQPSNNPETVYFSANGASNIAGFTWTLSGAGTESAPITTDCNYTKNFGTNGGYIAADSTGWAALVLPTGLSVGYHTLYVRSFDHAHNLSPESQPYTFYVAPPVAGVGGWFEAENLPVSQPAGQNITVGAQGNCCGLSWSGGKQLWFQGNAAGQSFTLTLNAPTTANYDLAVNLTKAPDYGKLTFTLDGKSLGLPSATPVDAYSSTVVTRYQSLGGAYLTAGTHTLKITVAGSNPSSTGSRYMAGIDNVFLRPSNQIDVESPQLAQAAAAPGSTITPAPEASNNGSSWRGGAQLLYPATAVNQAFTLTVTAPVEADYALGVNLTQRANYGQLSFVLDDSIVLGDTKTTPVDTYSAASTWTYRPLGGVHLTAGTHVLTVTVVGKNPSSSGYQAGIDYLTLAAINNVTAASFSAAMNNDGIAIDNTTPANLDLWGGNALSSAAMNAAGLAPGANVTVNGATFTMPASNGGYDNVIAAGQTIPFPAGQQIKANAVGLLAASTCGTSPAAGAVITYTDGTTSRPTVPSVPDWVYGDGNSATTVLSYIDNENGIPMSGRAGKLYTIFLPADPTKTVQKVTLPYTGTGMLTETCNTGDPITAALHVFAMAPRPASGGPIPAGASGWLGSWAAPVDAAVVPPGGAGFGNQTIRMIVRPNETGAKARIRLSNTGAGMASPPQLTTATVTIDAATIAAQAGTTGSGAGTLAAPVSLTFAGNTSVTLPAGGEVLSDPVDFPATTGGSGNLVVSLHLPNPVPQAPVHTAANAPTYLANGNTTTDTSGTPYTTTLTSDFYLTGLEVTTTDPTAGTVAILSDQTAAVGAPTAGRTDQRTWVDCLPGILGASLPGSVVNISRAGMPARNWWKLADGTGTTAGDSAGLHPATLGGGVTWNPTGAGSSAGSAQFDGTSGAITTSAVLNTARSFTVSAWVKLDTNATTQTIVSQDGGQNSGFSLQYDKANDRWAFTRVIDNTANSAVVRALSKAAPQTGTWTNVVGTFDASTQAMTLYVNGAYQSSVATTTSPNLSGTFAIGRGKAAGAAANYLDGAISDVRVYQNAFNGLDVTALWDGPAAQQPNPTPGAPSAFTVGNTSGNGGQLVPGSSNTALNQALLAQPNLRTVIMSLGANDILNNEPLTEIEANLLSLFNSNPSNGYSLKRSFRPDGTPLHAIITTIPPLGLTTADPREALRVALNNDIRANFTRFGADEYVDLDQAVADTAGNHPNQINPAYLTNNQPNAAYYQALAQAIADAVDNFPPSATL, from the coding sequence ATGAAAAAGCGCGTGATGAAAGACCCTGCGCGAAGAAGACGACTTCCGGTCAGGATTCTCATCAGTGCGCTTTCCTCGGCTCTCGCTGTCGGTCTCCTGTCGCCCGTGGCGGATGCGAAGGAGCCGTTCAACCCGGCGGCGCCGCCGCCCGCCCCGGCGAATCCGCCGGCTCAGACCTTGCCGACCGAGCTTCAGCCGGTCACCCCTGTGGACGAGGGCGCACCTCCAGCACCGACACTGGATCCCCCGGACGCCCCGGTCACTGCTCCGACCGCGTCAGACGAGGCCGTCCGGACGGGAAACCCAGTGGAGGTCACCGAGTACACGACCGGGACCCGCCAGGTGCTGGCTAATCCCGATGGCACGTTCACCTCGACGACCAACCGCGTTCCCGTCCGGGCCAAGAAGAACGGCACCTGGGTCCCCATCGACACCACGTTGCACCCCACCGCGCAGGGCACTCTCGCGCCGGCGGCGACAGCGGAGAACGTCGCGTTCTCGGGCGGCGGAGACGCCCCGCTGATCACCTTGACCGAGGGCGACGGGCGGCTGACGTTCTCCTGGCCGGAGAGCCTGCCGGTGCCGCACGTAGACGGCGCCACGGCGACGTACGCCGACGTGTTTCCCGGCGTGGATCTACGGCTGACCGCGGAAGCCAGCAGCTACTCGCAGGTGCTGGTGGTGCACGACGCAGAGGCCGCGGCCAACCCCGCCCTGACCGACCTGCACCTCACCGCCACCGCTACCAACCTCACGCTGAGCGCCGACCGCAACGGCGCCCTCGTCGCCACCGACGCGGCCGGCGCCGTAGTTTTCCGCGGCGCGACACCGTTGATGTGGGACTCCACCCATGATCCGAGCGCGGGCCTGCCGCCCAGCGCCACCGATCCCGGCACCGGTCACATCACCCCGATTCCCGCCTCGGCCACTCCGGTGACGAGCGCCTCCGCTCGCGCCGCCACAGCGTCCTCGACGGTCGATGTCGTGATCAACCCTGAGACGGACGCGCTGACCGGTCCCGACGTCACCTACCCCGTCTACATCGATCCGTCGATGAGCCGAGGTGAGGAGTTCTGGGTCGAGGTCACGGCCAACGGGTGGTACTACATCAACCAGAACCAGCTCGCCCAGGTCGGGTACTGCGGCAGTTGGGCCGGATGCAACGGCCTGACCATCGCACGCTCCTACTTCCGCATGGGTACACAGGACATCGCAGGCCGTCCCAACGGCCGCGTTGCGACGGTGTTCAGCGCCCAGTTCTACGCGAACCAGGTGTGGGGCGCGCACAACTGCGTCGCCGAACCCGTTGACGTCAACCTTGCCGGTGTCATCGACGACAACACGCGGTGGCCCGGACCCGAAGGGCCCTTCATCAACCGGCAGTTCTCCGCCGCCGGAACCAACTGCGGCGGCCCGAACAACGTCATCTTCGACGTCACCTCAGCCGCACAAACCGCGGCCGACAACGCGTGGCCCAACCTCACGCTCCAGCTGCGCGCGCCGGACGAGGGCAACCAGTACCAGTGGAAGCAGTTCGCCAACAACCCCACTCTGGTGGTCAACTACAGCTACCCGCCCAACCCGGCCACCGGTCTTGCCGTGTCCAACGCGGTCAACTGCAACGGGCGTGTCTACACCTCCGACGCGCGACCGACCCTGACGGCGACCGCGACCGACAACAACAACCCGCCGCTCAACCCACAGCTCTGGTTCGACCTCTTCAACGGCGCGGGCACCTCCACGGTCGCCACCGGCGGCCCCATCACCATCGCCTCCGGAACCACCGGCCGGTGGACCGAACCGGTCTCATTGGCCAGCGGTGACTACAAGTTCCGGGTCAATGTCTCCACGAACGTCGGCAACACCAACCCCGCCAGTCACGAGATCTGGGCCGGCGCCTACAGCCCGTGGTACAGCTTCACCCGCCTCGCCCCACCGACACAGACCCCGTACATCAACAGCTACGACTACCCCAGCAACTACTGGGGACAGCCGAGCAACAATCCCGAAACCGTGTACTTCTCCGCGAACGGGGCGTCCAACATCGCCGGCTTCACCTGGACACTGTCCGGTGCCGGCACCGAGTCCGCACCGATCACCACCGACTGCAACTACACCAAGAACTTCGGCACCAACGGCGGTTACATCGCCGCCGACTCCACCGGGTGGGCCGCACTCGTGCTACCGACCGGACTGAGCGTCGGCTACCACACCCTGTACGTGCGCAGCTTCGACCACGCACACAACCTCTCGCCCGAGTCCCAGCCCTACACGTTCTACGTCGCGCCGCCGGTCGCCGGCGTGGGTGGCTGGTTCGAGGCCGAGAACCTGCCCGTCAGCCAGCCGGCCGGCCAGAACATCACGGTCGGCGCGCAAGGAAACTGCTGTGGCCTGTCTTGGTCGGGTGGCAAGCAGCTGTGGTTCCAGGGAAACGCAGCGGGACAGAGCTTCACGCTCACGCTGAACGCGCCCACCACCGCCAACTACGACCTGGCCGTCAACCTCACGAAGGCGCCCGACTACGGGAAGTTGACCTTCACCCTCGACGGGAAATCGCTGGGCCTGCCCAGCGCCACACCGGTCGACGCATATAGCTCAACGGTCGTCACGCGATACCAGAGCCTGGGCGGCGCCTACCTCACCGCAGGAACCCACACGCTGAAGATCACCGTGGCGGGCAGCAACCCGTCCTCCACCGGCAGCCGATACATGGCCGGGATCGACAACGTGTTCCTCAGGCCCAGCAACCAGATCGACGTGGAATCTCCGCAGCTCGCCCAAGCGGCCGCCGCCCCCGGCAGCACCATCACACCGGCTCCTGAGGCCAGCAACAACGGCTCGAGCTGGCGGGGCGGCGCGCAACTGCTCTACCCCGCGACGGCGGTGAACCAGGCTTTCACTCTCACCGTGACAGCCCCGGTCGAAGCCGACTACGCGCTCGGCGTCAACCTGACACAGCGTGCGAACTACGGCCAACTCTCGTTCGTGCTCGACGACTCCATCGTGCTCGGGGACACCAAGACGACCCCGGTCGACACCTACAGCGCCGCGAGCACCTGGACCTACCGGCCGCTCGGCGGTGTGCACCTCACCGCTGGAACACACGTCCTCACGGTCACGGTCGTGGGCAAGAATCCGAGCTCCAGCGGCTACCAGGCCGGCATCGACTACCTCACCCTCGCCGCCATCAACAACGTCACCGCCGCCAGCTTCTCCGCGGCGATGAACAACGACGGCATCGCGATCGACAACACCACCCCCGCCAACCTCGACCTGTGGGGCGGCAACGCCCTCTCCAGCGCGGCAATGAACGCCGCCGGCCTCGCACCCGGAGCGAATGTGACCGTCAACGGCGCAACCTTCACGATGCCGGCCTCCAACGGCGGCTACGACAACGTGATTGCCGCCGGGCAGACCATTCCCTTCCCCGCCGGGCAGCAGATCAAGGCCAACGCGGTCGGCCTGCTCGCGGCCAGCACCTGCGGGACCAGCCCGGCGGCCGGAGCGGTCATCACCTACACCGACGGCACAACCAGCAGGCCCACGGTGCCGTCGGTGCCGGACTGGGTCTACGGCGACGGCAACTCGGCAACCACCGTGCTGTCCTACATCGACAACGAGAACGGCATTCCAATGAGCGGCCGGGCCGGCAAGCTCTACACGATCTTCCTGCCCGCCGATCCGACCAAGACCGTCCAGAAGGTAACTCTGCCCTACACCGGCACCGGGATGCTCACCGAGACCTGCAACACAGGTGACCCCATCACCGCCGCACTGCACGTCTTCGCCATGGCACCACGACCGGCGTCCGGCGGTCCGATCCCTGCGGGAGCATCCGGGTGGCTCGGGTCCTGGGCCGCGCCCGTCGACGCCGCGGTGGTTCCCCCCGGCGGCGCGGGGTTCGGCAACCAGACGATCCGCATGATCGTCCGCCCGAACGAGACAGGCGCCAAAGCCCGGATCCGGCTGTCCAACACCGGGGCAGGCATGGCCTCACCGCCGCAGCTGACAACTGCGACCGTCACCATCGACGCCGCGACCATCGCCGCTCAGGCGGGAACCACTGGCAGCGGTGCGGGCACGCTCGCCGCACCGGTCTCGCTCACCTTCGCGGGCAACACGAGCGTCACCCTCCCGGCTGGCGGCGAAGTCCTCAGCGACCCTGTCGACTTCCCCGCCACAACCGGCGGAAGCGGCAATCTCGTCGTCAGCCTCCACCTTCCCAATCCGGTTCCCCAAGCACCGGTCCACACCGCGGCCAACGCCCCTACCTACCTCGCCAACGGCAACACCACCACCGACACGTCCGGCACCCCTTACACGACCACATTGACCAGCGACTTCTACCTGACCGGTCTCGAGGTCACGACCACCGACCCGACGGCCGGGACCGTCGCCATCCTCAGTGACCAGACCGCCGCCGTCGGCGCCCCCACCGCCGGCCGGACCGACCAGAGAACCTGGGTCGACTGCCTCCCGGGCATCCTCGGGGCGAGCCTGCCCGGCAGCGTCGTGAACATCAGCCGGGCCGGCATGCCCGCCCGCAACTGGTGGAAGCTCGCCGACGGCACCGGCACCACCGCCGGCGACTCCGCCGGACTGCACCCCGCCACACTGGGCGGCGGGGTCACCTGGAACCCGACCGGCGCCGGCAGTTCCGCCGGAAGCGCGCAGTTCGACGGCACGAGCGGCGCGATCACCACCTCCGCGGTGCTGAACACCGCGCGCAGCTTCACCGTCTCCGCCTGGGTCAAGCTCGACACCAACGCCACGACCCAGACCATCGTCAGCCAGGACGGCGGCCAGAACAGCGGCTTCTCCCTGCAGTACGACAAAGCCAACGACCGGTGGGCCTTCACCCGGGTCATCGACAACACCGCCAACTCCGCCGTCGTCCGCGCCCTGTCCAAGGCCGCCCCGCAGACCGGGACCTGGACCAATGTGGTCGGCACCTTCGACGCCAGCACGCAGGCCATGACCCTCTACGTCAACGGCGCGTATCAGAGCAGTGTCGCCACCACCACGTCGCCGAACCTCAGCGGCACGTTCGCCATCGGCCGTGGCAAGGCGGCCGGAGCCGCCGCCAACTACCTCGACGGCGCGATCTCCGACGTCCGCGTCTACCAGAACGCGTTCAACGGTCTCGACGTCACCGCTCTCTGGGACGGCCCAGCGGCACAACAACCGAACCCGACCCCCGGCGCACCCAGCGCCTTCACCGTCGGCAACACCAGCGGCAACGGCGGCCAGCTCGTGCCCGGCAGCTCGAACACCGCCCTCAACCAGGCACTACTCGCCCAACCCAACCTCCGGACCGTCATCATGTCCCTCGGTGCCAACGACATCCTCAACAACGAGCCTCTCACCGAAATCGAAGCGAACCTGCTCAGCCTGTTCAACAGCAACCCCAGCAACGGCTACTCACTCAAGCGCAGCTTCCGGCCTGACGGCACGCCCCTGCACGCCATCATCACCACCATCCCGCCACTCGGACTGACCACCGCCGACCCGCGGGAAGCCCTGCGCGTCGCTCTCAACAACGACATCCGGGCCAACTTCACCCGCTTCGGCGCCGACGAGTACGTCGACCTCGATCAGGCCGTTGCTGACACCGCCGGCAACCACCCCAACCAGATCAACCCCGCCTACCTGACCAACAACCAGCCCAACGCGGCGTACTACCAGGCGCTGGCCCAAGCCATCGCCGACGCCGTCGACAACTTCCCACCGAGCGCCACCCTCTGA
- a CDS encoding MDR family oxidoreductase, translated as MLKAILIDRSNTDYQAEVRNLGEEELPDGDVTVRIVYSSLNYKDALAITGKGPVVRSFPMVPGIDLAGVVESSGDPGYAPGDHVLLNGWGIGETHWGGLAQRARVRGEWLIPLPAGLDERQAMAVGTAGYTAMLCLMALESNGLTPEDGEVLVTGASGGVGSFAVSLLARRGYSVVAATGRPSEAGYLQRLGAGAVIDRAELSEPGRPLTKERWAAAIDSVGSHTLANVCAATRSEGLVAACGMAQGLDFPASVAPFILRGVRLLGVNSVTQPYTRRKTAWERLSRELHLAHLEDISQEIGLSEAIPAASKLLDGRIRGRIVVDVNN; from the coding sequence ATGCTCAAAGCGATCCTCATCGACCGAAGCAATACCGACTACCAGGCCGAGGTGCGGAACCTCGGGGAAGAGGAGTTGCCCGACGGCGATGTGACCGTGCGGATCGTCTACAGCAGCCTCAACTACAAGGACGCACTTGCCATCACCGGTAAGGGGCCCGTCGTCCGCAGCTTTCCGATGGTGCCTGGCATCGATCTGGCCGGCGTCGTCGAGTCCAGCGGCGACCCGGGCTATGCGCCAGGTGACCACGTCCTGCTGAACGGCTGGGGCATCGGAGAGACGCACTGGGGTGGGCTCGCTCAGCGGGCCCGGGTGCGCGGAGAGTGGCTCATCCCGCTGCCTGCTGGACTCGACGAAAGGCAAGCCATGGCCGTCGGGACCGCAGGATACACGGCGATGTTGTGCCTCATGGCTCTGGAGAGCAATGGCCTCACACCGGAAGACGGCGAGGTTCTCGTCACCGGCGCCAGCGGTGGAGTCGGTAGCTTCGCGGTCTCGTTGCTGGCTCGACGCGGCTATTCGGTGGTCGCCGCGACCGGACGGCCATCCGAGGCGGGTTACCTGCAGCGGTTGGGAGCCGGCGCGGTCATCGACCGGGCCGAGCTGTCCGAGCCCGGACGTCCGCTCACCAAGGAGCGATGGGCCGCGGCGATCGATTCGGTAGGCAGCCATACCCTCGCCAACGTGTGTGCCGCGACCCGCTCGGAGGGCCTCGTTGCGGCTTGCGGAATGGCGCAGGGTTTGGATTTCCCCGCGTCGGTCGCGCCTTTCATTCTGCGGGGAGTGCGCCTGCTGGGCGTCAACAGCGTCACTCAGCCCTACACCCGCCGCAAGACCGCGTGGGAGAGGCTGAGCCGCGAGCTTCACCTGGCGCACTTGGAGGACATCAGCCAGGAGATCGGGTTGAGCGAGGCGATCCCGGCAGCGTCGAAGCTGCTTGACGGCCGGATCAGAGGCCGGATCGTCGTCGACGTGAACAACTGA
- a CDS encoding mycofactocin-coupled SDR family oxidoreductase: MAGRVEGKVAFITGAARGQGRSHALRLAQEGADIIAIDVCRRVPYEVSAAATEEDLAETERQVKGLGRRIVAKQADVRDFDAVKAAVEEGVSILGRLDIVSANAGVVGTPTTTESLPEDEWRTMIDINLTGVWHTVKAAIPSLKNAGRGGSIILTSSVAGLRGYANMAHYVSAKHGVVGLTRTLAMELAADSIRVNSLHPTQVNTDMIHNQPIYDLFAGKQGATKAEFAAASSRLQMLPVPWVEPVDISNALLFLASDEARYITGAALAIDAGSSLL; this comes from the coding sequence ATGGCTGGAAGGGTTGAAGGCAAAGTCGCCTTCATCACCGGTGCTGCGCGCGGGCAGGGCCGGTCACACGCGCTGCGATTGGCGCAGGAGGGCGCCGACATCATCGCGATCGACGTCTGCCGGCGAGTGCCGTACGAGGTGAGCGCCGCGGCGACCGAAGAGGACCTTGCCGAGACGGAGCGGCAGGTGAAAGGTCTGGGCCGGCGTATCGTCGCGAAGCAGGCGGATGTGCGCGATTTCGACGCCGTGAAGGCCGCGGTGGAGGAAGGCGTCAGTATTCTCGGGCGGTTGGACATCGTCAGCGCGAACGCTGGGGTCGTGGGCACCCCGACCACCACGGAGTCGCTCCCCGAAGACGAGTGGCGCACGATGATCGACATCAACCTCACCGGCGTGTGGCACACCGTCAAGGCAGCGATCCCCAGCCTCAAGAACGCTGGTCGTGGGGGCTCGATCATCCTTACCAGTTCGGTCGCAGGCCTCCGTGGATACGCCAACATGGCGCACTACGTGTCGGCCAAACACGGGGTTGTCGGGTTGACCCGCACACTCGCGATGGAACTGGCAGCCGACAGTATCAGGGTCAACAGCCTGCATCCCACGCAAGTCAACACCGACATGATCCATAACCAGCCCATCTACGACCTGTTCGCGGGTAAGCAGGGCGCCACGAAGGCGGAGTTCGCGGCGGCGTCGAGCAGGCTGCAGATGTTGCCTGTCCCGTGGGTGGAGCCGGTCGACATTTCCAACGCACTCCTCTTCCTGGCAAGTGACGAGGCCCGGTACATCACTGGCGCGGCGCTCGCCATCGACGCGGGGAGCAGCCTGCTCTGA
- a CDS encoding flavin reductase family protein, with translation MSTPVQTELTQPAGTADLRRVFGAFPSGVVSVCALVDGNAVGMAFSSFTSVSLDPPLVSICPAHSSRTWPSLRRAPRLGVSVLGVSQAETARRLSSRNGDRFADLEVASSEDGALFLPDAAAWIDCTVEAELRGGDHDVVLLRVQRMAMPSDVDPLVFHASSFHRLDPLAGSGRG, from the coding sequence ATGAGCACTCCCGTACAGACGGAGCTGACCCAGCCCGCCGGCACAGCCGACCTCCGACGTGTCTTCGGAGCCTTTCCCAGTGGCGTCGTCTCGGTGTGCGCGCTGGTGGACGGGAACGCCGTCGGGATGGCGTTCAGCTCCTTCACCTCGGTCTCCCTCGACCCGCCACTGGTTTCGATCTGCCCTGCCCACAGCTCTCGCACGTGGCCATCGCTGCGCCGAGCTCCCCGACTCGGGGTGAGCGTGCTCGGGGTTTCGCAGGCGGAGACGGCGCGCAGGCTCTCGTCGCGGAATGGAGACCGCTTCGCGGATCTGGAGGTCGCGAGCAGCGAGGACGGAGCACTGTTCCTGCCGGACGCGGCCGCTTGGATCGACTGCACCGTGGAGGCCGAGCTGCGGGGCGGAGACCACGATGTCGTGCTGCTCCGTGTACAGCGAATGGCGATGCCGAGCGACGTCGACCCCCTGGTGTTCCACGCCTCTTCCTTCCACCGGTTGGACCCGCTGGCCGGCTCCGGCAGAGGGTGA
- a CDS encoding alpha/beta hydrolase: protein MPSVESDALRVHFNSFTERLAANPDADLATIRAMLEELHARSAEPTDVTYAEVNVGKCAGIVCTPTKHTARGAVLYLHGGGFVGSSMHTHRKLGGHLARLLGAPVLVLDYRLAPEAPFPAALDDAAAAVEWLVGQGFAPEDIAFAGDSAGGNLVTALAVRLRDQGLPLPAAIVAFSPWLDLTCTGPTFETNAASDAFVQRPVAENMATMYLNGTSPTDPLASPLHAELRGLPPIYVAYGDQETLQSDSERFVARARAAGVDVTAELSPGMQHVYILMVGRAPEADATVANAAAWLATRWGKQ from the coding sequence ATGCCCAGTGTCGAGTCCGACGCGTTGCGCGTCCACTTCAATTCCTTCACCGAGCGTCTCGCCGCCAACCCTGACGCCGATCTCGCGACCATCCGGGCAATGCTCGAGGAACTGCACGCCCGCAGCGCCGAGCCGACGGATGTCACCTACGCGGAGGTGAACGTCGGCAAGTGTGCCGGCATCGTGTGCACACCCACGAAACACACGGCCAGGGGTGCCGTGCTCTACCTGCACGGTGGTGGGTTCGTCGGCAGCTCGATGCACACGCACCGGAAGCTGGGCGGACACCTGGCCCGTCTCCTCGGTGCGCCGGTTCTTGTCCTTGACTACCGGCTGGCGCCCGAGGCTCCCTTCCCGGCGGCGCTCGACGACGCGGCCGCTGCCGTGGAGTGGCTCGTCGGCCAGGGATTCGCTCCGGAGGACATCGCATTCGCCGGCGACTCGGCAGGCGGCAACCTGGTCACAGCCCTCGCGGTCCGGCTTCGTGACCAGGGCCTGCCGCTTCCGGCCGCCATCGTGGCCTTCTCACCGTGGCTCGACCTCACGTGCACGGGCCCGACGTTCGAGACCAATGCGGCGAGCGACGCGTTCGTGCAGCGGCCGGTCGCGGAGAACATGGCCACCATGTACCTGAACGGGACCTCGCCGACGGACCCCTTGGCGAGCCCGCTCCATGCCGAGCTCCGGGGGCTGCCGCCGATCTACGTGGCCTACGGCGACCAGGAAACGTTGCAGAGCGACAGCGAGCGGTTCGTAGCACGTGCCCGGGCAGCCGGTGTCGACGTCACCGCCGAACTCTCGCCCGGCATGCAGCATGTCTACATTCTCATGGTCGGACGTGCGCCTGAGGCGGATGCCACGGTCGCCAATGCCGCCGCTTGGCTGGCTACCAGGTGGGGGAAGCAATGA